A window of Primulina huaijiensis isolate GDHJ02 chromosome 9, ASM1229523v2, whole genome shotgun sequence contains these coding sequences:
- the LOC140984022 gene encoding uncharacterized protein, which produces MLRSFTYGFCGDIRRHLIPSSHRCISSSPHLAGSWMDKVKGVFTGQKTAEEAPQSMTLLQFADSMSKARKLGELKKYVVGRGSEATFSDAFEKQEAIIRYLGGCDPTGENIQISQKKEAAKQCNCTLTEVENALSKFTWAKQAEKKVLKLKEEGKPMPKNLAEVQKLMGSSPLDVARSSMLKSGQTSRNSPCPCGSKKLYKRCCGKDKSS; this is translated from the exons atgCTTCGTTCCTTTACCTACGGCTTTTGCGGTGACATCCGCCGCCACCTCATTCCTTCAAGCCACCGTTGCATTTCCTCGTCTCCTCATCTCGCCGGATCATGGATGGACAAGGTGAAAGGAGTCTTTACCGGCCAGAAGACCGCCGAAGAAGCTCCACAGTCTATGACCCTTCTCC AATTTGCGGATTCGATGAGCAAAGCGAGGAAGTTGGGGGAGCTGAAGAAGTACGTAGTGGGGAGGGGTAGCGAGGCCACTTTTTCCGATGCGTTTGAGAAGCAAGAGGCAATAATTCGATATCTTGGGGGCTGTGATCCTACAGGGGAG AATATTCAAATTAGTCAAAAGAAAGAGGCAGCAAAACAATGTAATTGCACTTTAACAGAAGTTGAAAACGCCTTGTCAAAGTTTACATGGGCAAAACAAGCAGAAAAAAAGGTTCTCAAACTGAAGGAAGAAGGAAAACCAATGCCCAAGAATTTGGCTGAG GTTCAGAAGTTGATGGGATCATCCCCCTTGGATGTTGCAAGATCAAGCATGCTTAAAAGTGGTCAAACAAGTAGAAACTCGCCTTGTCCCTGTGGTTCTAAAAAGTTATACAAGAG GTGCTGTGGGAAGGATAAAAGCAGTTGA
- the LOC140985404 gene encoding phosphoglycerate mutase-like protein AT74, with the protein MASPPQNPNDRHRQPQGQKQRILPKRIILVRHGESEGNMDGSAYTTTPDYKIPLTPFGVDQANRAGSDIRHVVSDGGVSSNWKVYFYVSPYQRARSTLREIGRAFPKRRIIGVREECRIREQDFGNFQIAQRMKVIKETRERFGRFFYRFPEGESAADVYDRVSSFLESLWRDIDMNRLQQESSDDLNLLIISHGLAIRVFLMKWFKWTAEQFEYLNNLGNCEFRVMQLGLGGDYSLAVHHTEEELQEWGLSHEMIEDQKWRANATRGDWNEKCSWYLDVFFDQYAEDSDSEYKDEL; encoded by the exons ATGGCTTCGCCGCCGCAAAACCCGAACGACCGCCACCGCCAGCCCCAGGGGCAGAAGCAGCGGATCCTGCCTAAGCGCATTATTCTTGTGCGCCATGGCGAAAGTGAAGGCAACATGGATGGAAGTGCTTACACTACAACCCCCGACTATAAAATACCCTTGACACCTTTTGGCGTTGACCAGGCCAATCGGGCTGGCTCAGACATCAGGCATGTCGTCTCCGATGGTGGAGTTTCGTCGAATTGGAAAGTCTATTTCTACGTGTCTCCTTATCAGAGGGCTCGTTCGACGCTACGCGAGATCGGTCGGGCCTTTCCCAAGAGGAGAATCATTGGGGTGAGGGAAGAATGTCGGATTAGAGAACAGGATTTCGGAAACTTTCAGATTGCTCAGCGGATGAAAGTGATCAAGGAGACGAGAGAGAGGTTCGGGAGGTTCTTTTATCGCTTTCCCGAAGGAGAATCTGCTGCTGATGTTTATGATCGGGTTTCAA GTTTTCTCGAATCATTGTGGAGGGACATAGATATGAACAGGCTTCAGCAGGAATCATCTGATGATCTCAATCTTTTAATCATATCACACGGGCTTGCAATTCGTGTTTTTTTAATGAAGTGGTTTAAATGGACAGCTGAGCAATTCGAGTACTTGAATAACTTGGGAAATTGTGAATTTCGAGTGATGCAGTTGGGTTTGGGCGGAGATTACAGTCTTGCAGTCCATCACACGGAGGAAGAACTGCAAGAATGGGGACTATCTCATGAAATGATAGAAGATCAAAAGTGGCGAGCTAATGCTACTCGGGGTGATTGGAATGAAAAATGTTCGTGGTACCTTGACGTGTTCTTTGATCAGTATGCGGAAGACTCCGATTCTGAATATAAAGATGAGTTGTAG